Part of the Pueribacillus theae genome, CAAAATAATTTCCGGATCATTTATCAATGCTCTCGCTATGGCAACACGCTGCTTTTGTCCTCCAGACAATTGATTTGGCAAGTGATCCATCCGGTCGCCTAACCCTACCTTTGTCAGCATGTCTTTTACTCGTTCCATTCTTTCCTTTTTCGGAATTCCTGCGTAAATAAGCGGTGCTTCAACATTTTTCAGCGCTGAAAACCGCGGCAGCAAATGGAACTGCTGAAACACAAAGCCTATATGTTTGTTGCGAAGTTTTGTTAGTCTGCTTTCTCCCGAGGCGCTTACTTCTTCCTCGTTTAGAATGATCGTACCAGAAGTAGGAATATCCAAAAATCCAATCAAGTTCATTAACGTTGATTTCCCTGACCCGGACGGCCCCATAATCGCGAGACTTTCACCGTCTTCTATCGTTAAGTTAATCCCATGCAAAACTGGAACTTGAAGTGAGCCGCTCTCATATACTTTTGTAATATTAGTCAGCTTCAACAAAATCGTTCACTTCCATTCCATCGTGCATTTCTTCATTTGGGTTGATGACAACAAGCTCATCTTTCGCTGCGCCATCAACGATCTGAATCGTTTCGTCTCCTGCTGTTCCGGTCTGCACTTCCCGTCTTTCCAACACATTGTCTTTTAATACATAAATCACTTCGACCCCTTCTTCATCGAGAATCGCAGAATGCGGAACCGCAAGAGCCTTTTCGTCTCCGTCTAATTTTATTTCAAGGGAAACGTGGAATCCTTGCCGGAGCTCGGCGGTTTCATCTGTTATCGTAACCTTGAACGGATACATCGTCACATTCCCGCCTCCGCCGCCATAATATTCGCCCTCTTCTCCTCCTGAATTGCCCTCGCCAGGAAATTGAGAAACGGATTCAACTACGCCTTTCCATTCTCGATCCTTGAATACTTTCGGACGTATCACAACCGGCTGTTTTGGCTTTATTTTCACGGCATCAAATTCACTCATCGTACCAATGACCTTGAAAGGTTTGTTTGAAATAATATGAATGGCAGGTTCACCCTGTCCGGATTCCGTTTTGGCTACATTTTCATCAACTTTAACAACGACCCCGTCAATTTTGCTCTTTACGGTCATTTCTTTTCTTTCTTTATCTACTGCATTTATCGATTCTTGCGCAGATGCAATTTCTGCTTTTGTTCCTTCATGTTCGATCTCAAGCTGCTGTTTTTCCAAAATAAGTTGATTGATTGTTTCTTTTGATTCATTATTTTTTTTCGCTTCAGCAATTTGCTTGTCCAATCCACTAATTTGATTGCGCTCCATTTTTGATCGATTTTCGACTAATTTTTTCTCGCGCACCGCTTGATTAAATTCAGCTTGCACTTTGGAGTCATCATAGGCAAATAAAGGATCTCCAGCTTTTACTTCTTGATTTTCTTTCACAAAGTAATTCTTGATTTCTCCCTTTTCCGGATCGATGAATACCTTTTGTTCGCCTTCAGGAACAATTTCCCCTGTCACAAGAATCGTTTCACTTAGCTCTTCTTCTTTTACTTTCTGTACCGTTATTTCTGAACCTTCCCCCATTGCCATTTCTTTGCCGTTCTTGTTTTTTACTGCAAAAAAAACAACTCCTGCGATAATTGCCACGACAATAACTCCAATCAAAACCTTAACCCAAACCCTTTTCACATATTTCCCCTCCGACAGTATGTAATTAAAATAAGTTCCTGTATATTATAACGAATAAAGGCACATAAAAGTTGCGGAAAAAACCGGCATTTTTCAATGCCGGTAATATTAAACTTCTGATTCAATTTTTGAAAGCAGCGTGACAACGATTTCTGAAGAATCTTGAAGGAGCCCAAACGCTTCCTGTGCTCCGCTTAAGTCTCCTTTCTCATAGCATTTCGCGGCTTGTACTGCATATAGGTGAACATCTTTATGCGGTTTTTCCAACTGCTGAAAAGCTGGTTTGCTTTTCACTGAGGAAGGTAAATTACTATAATACCATTTTCCGAGTCTGCAAGATTCGTGTGAAGCAATTTGTTCCGGATCAATTGTTTCTAGCCCAAGAAGCATATTGTACACTTTCCATTTCCAAAGCAGGTGGTCGGTTTTGGCAACTTTTATAACATCTTTAGCAGTTAAACGAATGTTGGTCGCAAAAAATGTATTTCGATACTCTTCCATTTGTTTACTGAGGTCAAAGATAACTTTAGCCGTTTGTTTAGCAATCTCTTGAGAGCTGTTGCTCAATTCAAAAATCACCGAGTTCCTTTGTGCGATTTCGTCAACTGCTGAAGTTTGCTCTTCAGACATGGCCGCGATTTGCGAAGTAGATTGATTAATATTTTGCATGGCGTGAACAATCTTATTGATCGCCTCATCCGCAACTCTTGCACCAGTGACACTTTTTTCAATCAATTTTCCTGTGTCACTCATCTGCCTTGTAACAAGGTTTGAAACTTCCTGCAACGATTTCATATTTGCTGAAATCTGCAATGTTTGTTCTTTTGTATGCTCGGCTAACTTCCTTACCTCGTTCGCGACAACCGCAAAGCCTTTGCCATGCTCCCCAGCTCTAGCAGCTTCAATGCTAGCATTTAAAGCAAGCAAGTTCGTTTGTTCGGTAATTTGACGAATAATTCCTACGATCTCATGCGTTTTGTCAATTTCGTTATGAAGTTTATTGACTTGTTCTGTCACTTGTTCATAAACATTGCCGACTTTTTGAATATCCTGTAATGCTTCATTTACGACTTCTTTGCTTTGTT contains:
- a CDS encoding ABC transporter ATP-binding protein — translated: MLKLTNITKVYESGSLQVPVLHGINLTIEDGESLAIMGPSGSGKSTLMNLIGFLDIPTSGTIILNEEEVSASGESRLTKLRNKHIGFVFQQFHLLPRFSALKNVEAPLIYAGIPKKERMERVKDMLTKVGLGDRMDHLPNQLSGGQKQRVAIARALINDPEIILADEPTGALDTKTSAQIMELFVQLNKEGKTVIMVTHEEEIANYSKRIITLRDGLIIEDRRNESWVYGKASKSH
- a CDS encoding efflux RND transporter periplasmic adaptor subunit, which produces MKRVWVKVLIGVIVVAIIAGVVFFAVKNKNGKEMAMGEGSEITVQKVKEEELSETILVTGEIVPEGEQKVFIDPEKGEIKNYFVKENQEVKAGDPLFAYDDSKVQAEFNQAVREKKLVENRSKMERNQISGLDKQIAEAKKNNESKETINQLILEKQQLEIEHEGTKAEIASAQESINAVDKERKEMTVKSKIDGVVVKVDENVAKTESGQGEPAIHIISNKPFKVIGTMSEFDAVKIKPKQPVVIRPKVFKDREWKGVVESVSQFPGEGNSGGEEGEYYGGGGGNVTMYPFKVTITDETAELRQGFHVSLEIKLDGDEKALAVPHSAILDEEGVEVIYVLKDNVLERREVQTGTAGDETIQIVDGAAKDELVVINPNEEMHDGMEVNDFVEAD
- a CDS encoding methyl-accepting chemotaxis protein, producing MKLFMPKSKTWNEYINDSRGAEIVEVGDRIKDRLVFMGIDQETLKNIRNAYPILSPYKAEIVNKFYERITSVDHLKGIIIQHSTIDRLRKTMEKYLDQFLHAEVNKDYVKTRIIIGEVHSRIHLTAEHFISAHHLLIQSMTLILMEKLHNQPNRMMEAVFSIQKLAAFDQQLIVEVYMEETFKSFLFGISDTLHYTTQLDTSRQLISEMDNMNGESFSVSSATQEVSASILEVANHSIKVAEGTDEAVQSAEQSKEVVNEALQDIQKVGNVYEQVTEQVNKLHNEIDKTHEIVGIIRQITEQTNLLALNASIEAARAGEHGKGFAVVANEVRKLAEHTKEQTLQISANMKSLQEVSNLVTRQMSDTGKLIEKSVTGARVADEAINKIVHAMQNINQSTSQIAAMSEEQTSAVDEIAQRNSVIFELSNSSQEIAKQTAKVIFDLSKQMEEYRNTFFATNIRLTAKDVIKVAKTDHLLWKWKVYNMLLGLETIDPEQIASHESCRLGKWYYSNLPSSVKSKPAFQQLEKPHKDVHLYAVQAAKCYEKGDLSGAQEAFGLLQDSSEIVVTLLSKIESEV